One genomic segment of Paraburkholderia caffeinilytica includes these proteins:
- a CDS encoding NAD(P)H-dependent flavin oxidoreductase, with protein sequence MALPAVLQKLALPVVASPMFIVSYPELVLAQCKAGIVGSFPALNARPAELLDEWLTQIQAQLAEHKAAHPDAVIGPIAVNQIVHQSNTRLEHDVRVCVEHKVPIFITSLRAPAREIVDAVHSYGGIVLHDVINLRHAQKALEAGVDGLILVASGAGGHAGTTSPFALVGEVRRMFDGPIVLSGSIANGGSILAAQAMGADLAYMGTRFIATKEAHAVDSYKQAIVNSTASDIIYTNLFTGVHGNYIRESIVNAGLDPDALPESDKTAMNFGSDKAKAWKDIWGAGQGVGLMDDVPSVGELVRRLTKEYDDAKARLGIAR encoded by the coding sequence ATGGCATTGCCCGCCGTCCTGCAAAAACTCGCGCTGCCCGTCGTCGCCTCGCCGATGTTCATCGTCAGTTATCCCGAACTCGTGTTGGCTCAATGTAAGGCTGGCATCGTCGGCTCGTTCCCCGCGCTGAATGCTCGTCCGGCCGAACTGCTCGACGAATGGCTCACGCAGATTCAGGCGCAGCTCGCCGAACACAAGGCGGCTCACCCCGACGCGGTCATCGGGCCGATCGCCGTCAACCAGATCGTCCATCAGTCGAATACGCGGCTCGAGCACGACGTGCGTGTGTGCGTCGAACACAAGGTGCCGATTTTCATCACCAGCCTGCGCGCGCCGGCGCGCGAGATCGTCGACGCGGTGCATAGCTACGGCGGCATCGTGCTGCACGACGTGATCAACCTGCGGCATGCGCAGAAGGCGCTGGAAGCGGGCGTCGATGGGCTGATCCTGGTGGCGTCGGGTGCCGGCGGCCATGCGGGCACGACCTCGCCGTTCGCGCTGGTCGGCGAAGTGCGGCGCATGTTCGACGGCCCGATCGTGCTGTCCGGCTCGATCGCCAACGGCGGCTCGATCCTTGCCGCGCAGGCCATGGGCGCGGACCTCGCCTACATGGGCACGCGTTTCATCGCGACCAAGGAAGCGCACGCGGTCGACAGCTACAAGCAGGCGATCGTCAACTCCACGGCGTCGGACATCATCTACACGAACCTGTTCACCGGCGTGCACGGCAACTACATCCGCGAAAGCATCGTGAACGCGGGGCTGGACCCGGACGCGCTGCCGGAATCGGACAAGACCGCGATGAACTTCGGCAGCGACAAGGCGAAAGCGTGGAAGGACATCTGGGGCGCAGGCCAGGGTGTCGGCCTGATGGACGACGTGCCGAGTGTTGGCGAGCTGGTTCGGCGTCTGACGAAGGAATATGACGACGCAAAAGCGCGGCTGGGGATTGCGCGCTAA
- a CDS encoding Lrp/AsnC family transcriptional regulator: MTKRLAAAAPATLDETDRALLAALAADARQPVSELARRVGLSAPSTAERVRRLEAQGVIERFTVQIDPRALGFTLQAIVRVKPLPGQLHLVEDVIRRIPEFVECDKVTGDDCFICRLYLHSIEQLDEILSKVTERAETSTAIVKSTPVARRLPPLG, translated from the coding sequence ATGACCAAACGCCTTGCTGCCGCTGCGCCCGCGACACTCGATGAAACCGATCGCGCGCTGCTCGCCGCGCTGGCGGCGGACGCCCGCCAGCCGGTCAGCGAGCTGGCGCGCCGGGTTGGCCTCTCGGCGCCAAGCACGGCCGAACGCGTCCGCAGGCTCGAAGCGCAAGGCGTGATCGAGCGCTTCACCGTGCAGATCGATCCGCGCGCGCTCGGCTTCACGCTGCAGGCCATCGTGCGCGTGAAGCCCTTGCCCGGGCAGTTGCATCTGGTGGAAGACGTGATCCGGCGGATTCCGGAATTTGTCGAATGCGACAAGGTGACGGGCGACGACTGCTTCATCTGCCGCCTCTACCTGCATTCGATCGAGCAGCTCGACGAGATTCTGTCGAAGGTCACCGAGCGCGCGGAGACCAGCACGGCCATCGTCAAGTCGACGCCGGTCGCGCGCCGCTTGCCGCCGCTCGGCTGA
- a CDS encoding alpha/beta fold hydrolase, translating into MAFEDFTPFRVAVGDVDIFGVKGGAGPPLLLLHGHPQSHLIWQRCAAQLAEHFTVIATDLRGYGASGKPPSDADHTPYSKRAMAADQVAVMRHFGFERFLVCAHDRGARVAHRMALDYPDAVERLMLLDIAPTLAMYEATDRAFATYYFHWFFLIQPEPLPETLIGANPAAYVDAVMGSRHAGLAPFAPDALDAYRSALAQPGAVHAMCEDYRASASIDLEHDRADIERGHKIGCPLRVLWGDKGVIEKCFDALAEWRHVARDVSGRSLPCGHYIPEEASDELVAEMLSFFEAVEQ; encoded by the coding sequence ATGGCCTTCGAGGATTTCACGCCCTTTCGTGTCGCCGTGGGCGACGTCGATATTTTCGGAGTGAAGGGCGGGGCAGGGCCGCCTCTTCTGTTGCTGCACGGTCACCCGCAGTCGCATCTGATCTGGCAGCGGTGCGCTGCGCAACTGGCGGAGCACTTCACCGTCATCGCCACCGACCTGCGCGGCTACGGCGCCTCGGGCAAACCGCCAAGCGACGCCGACCACACGCCGTATTCCAAACGCGCGATGGCGGCCGATCAGGTCGCCGTGATGCGCCACTTCGGCTTCGAACGATTCCTCGTGTGCGCACACGATCGCGGCGCTCGCGTCGCGCACCGGATGGCGCTCGATTATCCCGACGCCGTCGAGCGCTTGATGCTGCTCGATATCGCGCCGACGCTCGCGATGTACGAAGCCACCGACCGCGCCTTCGCGACGTATTACTTCCACTGGTTCTTCCTGATCCAGCCCGAGCCGCTGCCGGAGACGCTGATCGGCGCGAACCCGGCCGCGTATGTCGATGCGGTCATGGGCAGTCGTCACGCGGGCCTCGCGCCGTTCGCGCCCGACGCGCTTGACGCTTATCGCAGCGCGCTGGCGCAACCCGGCGCCGTGCATGCGATGTGCGAGGACTACCGGGCCTCGGCGAGCATCGACCTCGAACACGACCGGGCCGACATCGAGCGCGGCCACAAGATCGGTTGTCCGCTGCGAGTGCTGTGGGGCGACAAGGGGGTGATCGAGAAGTGCTTCGACGCGCTGGCCGAATGGCGTCACGTCGCGCGGGACGTGAGCGGGCGTTCGTTGCCGTGCGGGCATTACATTCCTGAGGAGGCGTCGGACGAACTGGTCGCGGAAATGCTGTCGTTCTTCGAGGCGGTCGAGCAGTAA
- a CDS encoding DMT family transporter has protein sequence MASNEIRRGAAEMTMAMLMSGTIGWLVVSSQQSPFNVVFFRCIFGGATLALVCAVLGLFRRKLFSWKMLGLALLGGAAIVINWVLLFAAYSRASISMATAVYNTQPFMLVALGALVFRERISASTVVWLVVAFIGLVFVVKVEPAVLAVPGQYLIGVAYAVGAAAMYAVSSIITKRLKGTPPHLIALIQVSLGVVMLAPLVRFDALPASGMQWLELIVLGIVNTGLMYVLLYGAIQKLPTSMTGALSFIYPVVAIIVDRVAFGQTLAWIQVLGAVLILLAAAGVNLGWRIVPQKRLSST, from the coding sequence ATGGCGTCAAATGAAATTCGCCGCGGCGCGGCGGAAATGACCATGGCCATGCTGATGTCCGGCACCATCGGCTGGCTGGTGGTGTCGTCGCAGCAAAGCCCGTTCAATGTGGTGTTCTTTCGCTGCATTTTCGGCGGCGCGACGCTGGCGCTCGTGTGCGCCGTGCTCGGCCTGTTCAGGCGCAAGCTCTTTTCGTGGAAGATGCTCGGTCTCGCACTGCTGGGCGGCGCGGCCATCGTCATCAACTGGGTGTTGCTGTTCGCGGCTTATTCGCGCGCCTCGATCTCGATGGCGACCGCCGTCTACAACACGCAGCCGTTCATGCTGGTCGCGCTCGGCGCGCTGGTGTTTCGCGAGCGCATCAGCGCGTCGACGGTGGTCTGGCTGGTGGTCGCGTTTATCGGCCTCGTGTTCGTGGTGAAGGTCGAACCGGCGGTGTTGGCGGTGCCGGGCCAGTATCTGATCGGTGTCGCCTATGCCGTGGGTGCGGCGGCGATGTATGCGGTCTCGTCGATCATCACGAAACGCCTGAAGGGCACGCCGCCGCATCTGATCGCGCTGATCCAGGTGTCGCTCGGCGTCGTGATGCTCGCACCGCTCGTGCGCTTCGATGCGTTGCCGGCCAGCGGCATGCAATGGCTCGAATTGATCGTGCTCGGTATCGTCAATACGGGGCTCATGTATGTGCTGCTCTACGGCGCGATCCAGAAGCTGCCGACCTCGATGACCGGCGCCTTGTCGTTCATCTATCCGGTGGTGGCGATCATCGTCGACCGGGTTGCGTTCGGGCAGACGCTCGCGTGGATTCAGGTGCTCGGTGCCGTGCTGATCCTG